The Brachyspira sp. SAP_772 genome has a window encoding:
- a CDS encoding DHH family phosphoesterase, with translation MQKIDIDNLNPIIKELFKLRGVVSKEDIFDFFFQDIYSLSNPFNIRDMNAFVDRLKEAIEYNEKILIYGDKDADGVTAASIIYNTLKAVTKNVEAFVPNHEVGYGLSKDVIESYANSGVSLIITVDCGISNVEEVEFAREHSIDIIVTDHHDIPEILPNAYLIFNPKLSNTGFVSKNFSGCAVAFKLMQAFVFSYTKLYNKDIIILDYEIDKNTDKLKRI, from the coding sequence ATGCAAAAAATTGACATAGATAATTTGAATCCTATTATAAAAGAGTTGTTTAAGTTAAGGGGAGTAGTTTCAAAAGAAGATATTTTTGATTTTTTCTTTCAAGATATATATTCGCTTTCTAATCCATTTAATATTAGGGATATGAATGCTTTTGTAGATAGGCTAAAAGAAGCTATAGAGTAYAATGAAAAAATATTGATATATGGCGATAAAGATGCTGACGGTGTTACTGCTGCTTCTATAATATATAATACTCTTAAGGCTGTTACAAAAAATGTTGAAGCTTTTGTTCCTAATCATGAAGTGGGATATGGTCTTTCAAAAGATGTCATTGAAAGTTATGCTAATTCTGGGGTGAGTTTAATCATTACGGTTGATTGCGGTATATCGAATGTTGAAGAAGTTGAGTTTGCAAGAGAGCATTCTATAGATATTATAGTAACAGACCATCATGATATACCTGAAATACTTCCAAATGCATATTTAATATTTAATCCTAAACTTTCAAATACTGGTTTTGTTTCCAAAAACTTTTCTGGKTGTGCTGTTGCATTTAAGCTTATGCAGGCATTTGTTTTTTCTTATACAAAACTTTATAACAAAGATATCATTATATTAGATTATGAGATAGATAAAAATACTGATAAGTTAAAAAGAATAAG